Within Bradymonas sediminis, the genomic segment GAGGGCCGCGAGCAGGCGATCGATATAGAGGGCATAAAGTTTAAGCGGAAAATGTTCGAGCGCGCGGACGTCTTTTCGCCGAAATAGAAGTTCCATCACGCGGAAGTTGAGCACCGAGGAGGCGAGGGCGGCCAGCCAGAAGGCGGCTTCCAGGGCGGCGGCGCCCGCGGGTAGCTTTCCGTCGGTCGTATTCATGCCGATGGCGGTCACCAGGTCCATCGGCGGGCGCAATAATCCGGGCGCCGCGGCGTGGCCGAGCAAGAGCAATCCGCCGACCAATACGGCGAGGACGGCCACCAAGACCGCCCAGTTGAGCGAGGATTGGGCGCCGACGCGATTTAGGATGCCGCGGCGGCGCGCTCGCATTAAGATGCGAAGGTGTGTCATAGAGGGGGTTCCGATGCGCCGTCGGATTGCGATGAATCCGGGCGCGCTGGAGTAGGGGAGACGCTTGCGTCGGCGTCCGCCGCGATATCTGAGAGGCGGGTCGCCGAAGTCTTCGATTTCTTTTTATCGCCGACATAGCGCGGCCGCGGGGTGCTTTTTTCCATCATTACGGAGCGAACCTCGCGATGAATTCCACGAATCCGCATTTCGGCGGTTGCTGCCAGCGGGCTGGTCGGATAGGAATCCAGAAATGCTTGATATCCGTCAAGCGCCGCACCATAGTGACCGCCGCGATAATGCTCCTCGGCGTATTCGAAGGCCTGGGTCTGGGTCTGTTGTGGATCTTCACACGCACTTGTTATCATGGGCACGCCAAATAAGATGGCCGCCAGAACAAGTTTCGCCAGGACACCAGCCAATTTTATAGACTCCGGCTTATCGCAGCCGAGACGTTGAGATCGCATCAAAGGGATTTGCCGAACGATGGAAAACGACATTAATAAGCCGTTGGATAACGAAAATAGCGCCGACTCGAATCAAGCCGATTACCACGCCGGTTTTGTGGCCCTGATCGGACAGCCCAATGTGGGCAAATCGACTCTGATGAATCGGATCCTCGGCGTCGACCTGGCGATTATCACCGCCAAACCGCAGACAACGCGCAACCGAATATTGGGGGTACGAAGCTTCCCTGACAAGGGGCAGATTGCTTTTGTCGACACCCCCGGGATTCACAAGGCGAAAAAGCAGCTCAACAAACGCATGGTCGCGACCGCGCTCAGCGCGATCACCGAGGTCGACCTGATCTGCCACGTCATCGACGCCGACGCGTATATCAAACAGACGGCGCGCCTGGGCAAGGATGAACTGCCGGCCTCCGACGCTTTTATCTTCCGAAAGCTCGCCGAGGTAAAGCAGCCGGTCTTCTTGATCCTCAACAAGGTCGACAAGCTCGACGCCAAAGAAGAGCTGCTGCCGATGATGCAGGATTTGAGCGAGCGTTTTGATTTCGCCGAGATCATCCCGATCAGCGCGCATAAGGGCGACAATATTCGCCGGCTGGTCGACATTATCTTGAGCCACCTGCCGGCCGACGGCCCGCTCTTCCCCGAGGATATGCTGACCGACCAGGCCGAGCGCTTTATCGCCGCCGAGTTTATCCGCGAGCAAATCCTCGAGCAGACCCACGAGGAAGTTCCCTATAGCGTGGCGGTTGAGATTGAGCGCTTCGTCGAGAACCGCGCCAAGAATATGCTCGAGGTCTCCGCGATCATTCATGTTGAGCGCAGCACTCAAAAGGGCATCGTGATCGGCAAGGGTGGGGCGCGACTGCAGTCGATTGGCATCAAGTCGCGCAAGCGCATGCAGGCCTTCTTTGGCAAGAAAATCTATCTGGAGACCTTCGTTCGGGTTGAATCCGAGTGGAGCGAGGACCCCGAAGCCCTCGGCCGATTCGGATACGAATAACCCCGTTGTTTTCGCAGTGATCTTTTTTACGCCGTATGTCTTCGAGCGCGCCGGTTGGCTCGCCCGGGGACTCGGCCCAAGAGTTGAAACGAAGTCATGAGTTTTTTAATTGCAATCGTCGGCCGTCCCAATGTTGGAAAAAGCCGGCTCTTTAATCGTCTCTCTAAGGCCGGTGACGCGATCGTCCACGACTCCGAGGGCGTCACGCGCGACCGGCAATACGCCGACGGCGAGTGGTATGACAAACGCTATACCGTCATCGACACCGGCGGGTTTGTCCCCGAGGCCCAGGCCGGCATGCTCGCGCAGATGCGCATCCAGGCGCAGGTCGCCATGGATGAGGCCGACGTGATTATCTTTATGGTCGACTCGCGCGCCGGCGTCGTGCCGGCCGACCGTGAGATCACCGCCATGCTGCGCCAGAGCACCAAGCCGGTGTTCTGCGCGGTCAACAAGATCGACTCGCCCCACCAGCCCGAGCAATATATGGGCGAGTTTTACCGCCTGGGCATGGAGTTATTTCCCATCAGCGCCGAGCACGGCCACGGCATCAGCGGGCTGATGGACACGATCAGCGCGCTTATCCCGAAGACTCGGGCCGAAGATGTCGCGCCTCCCTACGCGCGTGTCGCGGTGGTCGGTAAGCCGAACGCCGGAAAATCCAGCATGATCAACAAGTTGCTGGGGCAGGAGCGTCTGCTGACCGATAACGTCGCCGGCACCACCCGCGACGCCATCGACACGCATATCACCCGCGGCGACCAGGAGTATCTGGTCATCGACACGGCCGGCTTGCGGCGAAAGACCAAGATCTCGGAGACCCTCGAAGAATACGCGGTCTTCCAGGCCATCCGCAGCATCGACCGCAGCGACGTCGTGCTCTTCGTGGTCGACGCCATCGAGGGCATCACCTGGCAGGATAAAAAGATCGCCGACGTCATCCAAAACCGTGGCCGCGCCTGCGTCATCGTGGTCAATAAATGGGACCTCGTCGACAAGACGATCTCCACGGCCGACGAATATGTCGCCGCCATCGAGCGCGAGATGCCGTTTATGGCGTTTGCCCCGGTCGTCTTCGTCAGCGCGCTGTCGGGCCAGCGCGTCCACAAAATTTTCGAATACGTGGACCGCGCGTTCGACCAATTTAATATGCGTATCTCGACCGCCGAGACCAACCGCTTCCTGGAGCAAGCCCTCGGCCAGCATAGCCCGCCGATGCATAAGAAACGCCCGGTGAAGTTCTATTACGCATCCCAGGTCGCCACGCGCCCGCCGACGTTTTTGTTCTCGGTCAACCGCGCCGACGGCGTCAAGCCGTCCTATCGCCGCTATCTCGTGAATAAACTGCGCGAGATCTATGGCTTCGAAGGGACGCCGATTCGCACGGTACTTCGCGGGCGAGATCAGGATAAGAAATAGGCGATTATTTCGCTGCATAAATAAGGCCCCCGATAGCGCAAACGCCTATCGGGGGCCTTTTTTTGTTGATTTGCGTGGCGTCTGCCACGAAACCCGCGCCCGGGGATTGGCGGCCGCGCGATCAATTTTTAGCGCGCACCCTAGCACGTCGCGCCTATCCGCCGCCAGCCGGCGCGGCGCCAAGAAACACCGCTCGACGACCTCGCCGCGCCCGTCATCCTTCACCCTCTCGTTGACATTCGCGCTGATTTCTAGCTACAAGCGCGTTGGTCAATTATTTGCGTATTATCGATATGATGAGTCGCGATGATGAGATACGCGGATTGCGCATATCGTAGCTAACCAGGAATGAATTATGATTGGACTTCGAAATACATCAAAGACGGCGCGTGCCGGGCTTGCGATGTTGTTATTGTTGGGCCTGACCGGGCTGGCTGCCTGCGATAAAGGTGGCGGAGAGAAGAAGCCGGAGAGCAGCGCGACGGCCGAGAAATCGGCCACCGATGACGGCTTTCGCGCGGGCTCCAAGGCCGACTCGTTCACCTTCGTCGTCGCCGCGGACCCCGAGACCTTCGACACCGCGAAGATGACCGGCGCGCCGGAAGGGCGCATCGCGATGCAGCTCTTCGAGGGCCTGCTCATTCCCGGGCCGACCACCGAAGGACTCGACGACCCCAAAGACCTGATGCGCCCCGGCGTGGCGAAGTCCTACGACATCAGCGAAGACGGCAAGACCTACACCTTCCACCTGCGCGAAGACGCGAAATGGTCCAACGGCGAGCCCGTGACCTCCGCTGATTTCGTCTACTCCTGGAAGCGTATTCTGACGCCGGGCTTCCCCGCCGATTACGTCTCGATGCTCTATGTCATCAAGGGGGCCGAGGCTTATAACAAGTCCAAGCCCGAAGAGGCCGATTGGGAGACCGTCGGCATCCGCGCCCCGGACGCCAAGACCCTGGAAGTCGAGCTCAATAACCCGACGCCGTTCTTCCCGGAGCTGACCGCGTTTTATACCTTCTTCCCGGTGCCCGAGAAGGCCGTCGAGGAGTTCGGCGACGAGTGGACGCGCCCCGAGAATATCATCACCAACGGCGCCTACGAGATGACGTCGTATATCTCGCAAAAAGAGATCAAGCTTAAGAAGAGCGAGCATTATTGGGACGCCAAAAACGTCGCCATCAATGAGGCGATGGTCCGCATCATTCCGGATCGCAACGCCGTCACCAACGCGTACCGCGCCCAGGAGTTGCACTGGAGCGGCACCAGCCTGCCGGTCAGCCAGATCGCGGACTTCATCACCCACCCCGACTACCGTCGTGACCCGCTGCTCGGCGTCTACTACCTGCGCGTGAACGTCTCCAAAGAGGACTCGCCGCTGGCCAACGCTGACGTGCGCCGCGCGCTGTCCTACGCCACCGACCGCAGCTCGCTGGTCGACGACGTGCTCAGCGGGCTCTACGAGGCCGCGAACTCCTACGTCCCCAATAATATGCCGGGCTATGAGTCGACCACGACGGTTGACTACAACCCCCGTAAGGCCGCAGAATCGCTTAAGAAAGCCGGATACGGCGAAGGCGGAAAGGCGATGCCGAAGATCACGCTTTTGTATAACTCCGACGAGAACCATAAATTGGTCGCCGAGTCGATTCAGAAGCAGTGGAAGTCCAACCTCGGCGTCGAAATCGAGCTGGTCAACAAGGAATGGAAGATCTATTTGCAGGATATCGATAACCTGAATTACGATGTCGCGCGCGCCGGCTGGATCGGCGACTATAACGACCCGATGACCTTCCTTGAGATGTTCAAGACCGGTGACGGCAATAACGACACCGGCTGGTCGAGTGAGAAATACGACGGCCTTTTGGAGGCCGCGCGTGCCGAGGCCGACCCGGCCAAGCGCGTCAAAATTCTGCAAGAAGCTGAGACCATTTTGGTGACCGAGGGGCCGATTATCCCCATCTATTTCTACACCAATAATGTGCTCGTCTCGCGCGACGTGAAAGGCCTTGAGCCGCACAACCGCGACATTCATCTCCTCAAATATATGAGTCTATCCGAGTGAGTCGATTCATTTTAAAACGTCTGATCGGCAGTGTTTTTGTGCTGCTGACCATCGTGACGCTGGCGCTGTGGATTACGCGCATGGCGCCGAGTAATCCGTGTCTCAAAGAGCGTGCGACCAATACCTGCGGGTGCATTGCGGTAAACAAATTGGATCGACCGGTGTTCCCGGTCTATACAAGCGTTCCGCTGGAGCCGGTGGAGGCGTGCGACGCCTGGGAGCCGGCCTCCGAGGTGACGCTTGGGCCGATCCATATTTTGACCTCGGGTTGGGGCGATACGCAATATGCGCATTATATGATCCCGTTATTGACCAGCTTTGACCTTGGCCAGAGCATGAAGACGGACCGAGGCGTCGGCGAGACGCTGTGGGCAGCGCTTCCTTATACGCTGCAACTGGGTCTGCAAGCGCTCTTCGTGGCGCTTCTGATCGGCGTGCCGGCCGGGCTCTATGCCGGGCTGCGCCAGAACACGATGGCCGACTACTCGACCATGACCCTGGCGATGATCGGCGTGAGCATCCCGAACTTCGTGCTCGGGCCGCTCTTGATCATGTTCTTCGCGCTGGACCTGGGCTGGTTCCGCCCCAACGGGTGGGATAGCTGGGTCGACAGCGTGCTGCCGAGCATCACGCTCGGGCTGTATTATGCCGCCTATATCGCGCGCCTGACGCGCGGCGGTATGCTCGAAATTATCCGCAAAGACTTCATCCGAACCGCGCGCGCCAAGGGGCTGACCGAGCACGCGGTGGTCGTCGCCCACGCCATGCGCGGGGCGATTTTGCCGGTGGTCAGCTATATGGGCCCCGCGGTCGCGGCGCTCCTGGCCGGCTCGGTTGTCGTCGAAGAAATCTTCAACCTCCCGGGCGTCGGCAAGCTCTTCGTGCGCGCCGCGCTCAATCGCGACTATAATATGGTCCTGGGAACCGTCATTTTGTACTCCACGGTTTTGGTCTTCCTGAACCTCCTCGTCGACATTCTTTATACGGTCATTGACCCGCGGGTGAGCTATGATTGATCCGCAAGCAAAAGAAGACGCAGGCGGGGCAGACGTCCAACTCGTGGTCGGAACCAGCCTGTGGAAGGACGCCTTCCGCAGACTGCGCAAAAATAAGGCCGCGATGGCCGGCCTTTTGGTCGTCGCGTTTATGGCGATTTGCGCGCTGGCTTACCCGGTCATCTCTAGCTCGATCACCCGCTTTTCGCTCGACGAGCAGCACTTATTCGTCGTGCCAAAACCGCCGGGCGCGCGCAGCGTTCCCTCGACCTACTATAAGATGATGCCCCCAGAAGGGGACCTCGCCTTCGAGAAGGTCGACCGGGACGGTGACGGGTTTATCACCGAGCAAGAGATCGAAGAGGCCTATCGGCGCTACGAATTCGCCCAGGTCGACACCGACGGTGACGGGTTTCTCACCTACGAAGAATATGTGAACGCGCCGCTGAGCCTCGCGCCGCCGGAGTTCATCCCGGATTGCGCGAAGTGGAAGATCGCCAAGAAAAGCATGGCGCCGCCCGAGAATCGCTATGTCTTTGAGTGCGACGCGAACGAAGACGGCCTGATGGCCTATGAGAACGCGGGGAAACTCGTCGCGCTGGTGAGCGCGAGCGAGGCGCGAAATATCCTCAACCGCTTCGACGCCGACCACGACCTGGGGCTTAATCAGCAGGAGTATATCGGCCTGCCGCGCCCCGAGATCAACCGCCTCGGCACCGACAAGCTCGGCCGCGACCTGCTCACCCGTCTTGTCTACGGCGCGCGCATCTCGCTGGCCGTCGGCCTGCTCGCCACGCTCGTGTCGCTGCTGATCGGCGTGAGCTGGGGCGCGACCGCCGGGTTCCTGGGCGGAAAGGTCGACAATATCATGATGCGCATCGTCGACGTCATGTACGGCATGCCCTTTATGATCCTGATTATCCTTTTGGTGTCGGTCTTCGGCTCGGATATCGTGATCCTCTTCGTCGCGCTCGGGGCCATTCAATGGCTGACGATGGCGCGTATTGTGCGCGGGCAGGTCATCAGCCTCAAAGAGCAGGAGTTCGTCGAGGCCGCGCGCTGCATCGGCGTGTCGACCCCCGGGATCATCTTCAAGCACCTCATCCCCAACGCGCTCGGCCCCATCATCGTCTACACGACGCTGACGGTCCCGGCGGTCATGTTGGAAGAAGCCTTCTTGAGCTTCCTTGGCCTGGGTATCCAGGCGCCACTGACCTCATGGGGAGCCCTGGCAAGCGAAGGGCGTCAGATCATGCGCACCGCGCCGTGGGTCATCCTCGCCTCGGGTGGTGCTCTGGCCGTCACGCTGATGAGCCTGAACTTTTTGGGCGATGGCCTGCGCGACGCCCTGGACCCCCAGATCCGCAAGGACTGAGCTCCGGGATTGTGGGCCGCCGACACCGGCGGCCTAATTTGACTCATTTTAGTACGCAGCATTTTTAAGGAATCGGCGATTATGACCGAAGTATCCGAGAAAACCGAAGTCCAAACGAGCACTACTTCGCCTGGCGAAGACGAGCGTCCCAAGATCCTCGACGTGCGCAATCTCAAGACCCATTTTAGCGTCGACGGCGGCACGGTCCGCGCGGTTGACGGCGTGAGCTTTTCGGTGCGCCGCGGCGAGTCCGTGGGCATCGTCGGAGAGTCCGGGTCGGGTAAGTCGGTCACCCAGATCTCGATCCTCGGGCTTATCCCGACGCCTCCCGGCCGAATCGCCGGCGGCGAGATTTTCTTCCAGGGCGAAGACCTGCTCAAGAAGTCGAAGAGCGAGATGCGAAAGATCCGGGGCAACCAGATCTCGATGATCTGGCAGGACCCGATGACCAGCTTGAACCCCTTCTTGCGCATCTCGCGCCAGCTCATGGAGCCGCTGCGCATCCACAAGGGCATGGACAAGGTCGAGGCGCGCAAAAAGGCCATCGAGATGCTCGAGAAGGTCGGCATCCCGGGCGCCGCCCAGCGTATCGACCAATATCCGCATCAATTCTCGGGCGGTATGCGCCAGCGCGTCATGATCGCCATGGCGCTGCTGTGCGAGCCTGCGCTGCTCATCGCCGACGAGCCGACCACCGCGCTCGACGTGACCATTCAGGCGCAGATCCTCGAGCTTATCAAGAGCCTGCGCACCGACTTCGGCACCAGCGTCGTCACCATCACCCATGACCTGGGCGTGGTCGCCGGCATCTCGGACCGCGTCATCGTGATGTACGCCGGGCGCATCATGGAAGAGGCCGCCGCCGACGACCTCTTCTATCATCCGGCCCATCCCTACACCGTCGGCCTGCTTAAGAGCGTGCCGCGCCTGGACCGGGGCCGCGTCGAAGAGTTGATCCCGATCGAGGGTCTGCCGCCCGATACCTCCAAAGATATCCCCGGCTGCCCCTTCGCCGACCGCTGCTCCTGGGCGGTCGACAAATGTCGCCAGAAATTCCCCGAGCCGGTCGAATTTGAAGACGGACACCGCTCCTATTGCTGGCGCGCCAAAGAAGTCTACGCCGCCAAATTGGGCACCCGCTCCGCCCCCGGCCACGCCCACGCGGTCGAGGCACGGATTCGCGCCGGCGGCAGCATCGAATTAGACGCAACGAACGCATCACAGAAGGACCAGGGAGGCGACGATGTCTGAAGTAATGGCCGAGAGCGAAAAGAAATCGACGGCGACTGACAAGGACGCAAAAGTCACCCCCGACACCCAGAAGGCAGCGACCCAAGAGGCCGCCGAGAAGCCCGCGCTCGCCGCGAATAAGAAGACGGCTGGCGCCAAGCCCGACGCCAAGGCGCTGGTGCGCGTCGAGGGCCTCAAGATGCACTTCCCGGTGTATAAGGGTCTCTTTGTGCGCAAAGAAGTCCGCCGCGTGCGCGCGGTCGACGGGTTGACCTTCGAGATCTACGACGGCGAGACCCTGGGGCTTGTCGGCGAGTCGGGGTGCGGTAAATCGACCACCGGGCGCTCGATTATCCAGCTCTATACGCCCACCGAGGGCAGAGTCTTCTTCGAAGACGAAGACCTCACGAAGTTGAGCCCGGCCGAGATGCATAAGAAGCGTCGCGATATCCAGATGATCTTCCAGGACCCCTACGCCTCGCTGAACCCGCGAATGACGGTCGGCGATATCATCGCCGAGCCGCTGCGCGTGCATAATCTGGCCAAGGGCGACGAGGTCGACCGCCAGGTGCAGGAGTTGATGACCATCGTCGGGCTCGACCCGCGCTACGTGCGCCGCTATCCGCACGAGTTTTCGGGTGGGCAGCGCCAGCGCATCGGCGTGGCGCGCGCGCTGGCGAGCAAGCCGAAATTCATCGTCGCCGACGAGCCGATCAGCGCCCTGGACGTGTCCATTCAGGCGCAGATCATGAACCTGCTCAACGATCTGCAAGAAGAGTTCGGCCTGACCTACCTCTTCATCGCCCATGACCTCGCCGCGGTGCGCCATATCTCGGACCGCATCGCCGTGATGTACCTGGGGCGCATGGCCGAGCTCACCGACGCCGACACCCTCTACGAGAAACCGCTGCATCCCTATACCGAGGCGTTGATCTCGGCTGTGCCGATTCCCGACCCCGAGGTCGAGGCGACGCGCAAGCGCATCGTGCTCGAGGGCGACGTCCCAAGCCCGCTGAACCCGCCGTCGGGCTGTGTCTTCCACACCCGCTGCCCTTACGCCTTTGAGCGCTGCAAAAAGGACGTCCCGGATTTTCGAGAGGTCGAGCCGGGCCACTGGGTCGCCTGCCATCTGACTGACGAGCCGGAGCGCCGCGACGGCGTCGACCCGACTGAGAGCTGATATTTCGATCATTTTAAGGGGTGCGGCTTCTTGTCTTTAGCGATACACTAACGCAACTAGCATTGCGTTAGTGTATCGCCTGTTGGGATGTGTCGATGAATAGAAAACGTCAAATCAGGCGGTTCTTAGAAGCACCTGCCGTGGAAGTCGTGATCGCGCTCCTTATCGTGATCTCAGTCGGACTCCTCTTTGTGGAAGTCGGCACACCTACCGACTCGCCCGATTACGCCAAAATTGTCTTCATCAACGACCTGCTCACGCTGGGATTTATCGGCGAGCTCTTTTTGCGATTTTACGCGGAGCCGCGAAAGGAGCGCTTCTTTCGCAAATGCTGGTACGATATCCTCGCCGTGTTGCCGGCGCTGCGCATCCTGCGCGTGTTTCGCATGCTGCGCCTGTTGCGCCTATACCGGGTGAGCCTGCTGGCGATGGAGCGGCTAAAGGAGCGCTCCGGGCTCTTTAAGGTCGTGCGCGTCGAATATCTGATGATTGCCCTGGGGCTATTCACCGCGACGCTGATGGGTGGCCTGTCGATGCGGGTCGCCGAGGGCGGCTATAACGGCGAATTTGGCACATTCGAGCAGACCCTCTGGTACGCGGTGATGACGATTATCGCCGGCGAGCCCACCGGCGGTGACCCGACCAGCTCGCTGGGGCGTTTTATCACGCTCTCGTTGATGATCACCGGCCTGACGTTATTTGCCGTCCTCACCGGTACGGTGTCGGCCGTCATGATCGATTTGCTCAAAGACATAAGGATCAGTGGAATGGAACTCGAAGACTTAGACGAACACGTCATTATTTGCGGCTGGAATCCGTCGGGGAGCGTCATTCTCTCCGAGCTATTGCACGACCATAAAAAGAGCGATCCCTCAAAGAAGAGGCGCTCGCGCAGGCGAAAGAAGAAGTCCGACTTGGACACCAAGCAATATGTCATTATCTCGGAGGCCGACTCGGTATGCGTCGACGAGGTGGTGTCGCAGCACCCGGGCCGGGTGATGACGATGGTGGGGGATTATACGCGGCTGGAGGTGCTCAAGCGGGCGCGCATCGAGCGCGCGAGCACCGCGATTCTGTTGGCCGACGCGACCATCCCCGGGCGCTCCGCCCAGGACCAGGACGCGCGCAGCGTGCTCGCCGCGATGCTGGTGGAGAAGGCCGGCTCAGATATCTACACCATCGTCCAGCTCAATAACCGCGACAACGAGACGAGCCTCAAGGGCATGGGGGTCGAGGAGATTATCGTCAGCGAGGAATACGTCGGCAACCTGGTCGCGACGATGACCCGGAATAAGGGCATCGTTACAATTTTGGATGATTTGCTCACCGCCAAATACGGCGAGCAATTCTTCCGCGAGGAGATCCCCGCCGAGATGGTGGGCATGGACGTCGGCGAAGCGATTCCGCACCTGAAGCGAAATTACGACGCTATTTTGATCGCGGTGGACTTGAATAACGGAAATTGCGGGCGGGATGGTTTTTTGGTCAACCCGCCCGTTGATTTTAAGCTCGAGGCCGGGCACCGGCTATTTGTCGCGGCGCCCGAGTCCCTGAGCTAAGGCGGCGCCTTATTTGCCGCGCGCTTCGAGCCAGCCGGTGTGGAAGTCGCCGGCGACGAAGTCTTCGTCCCTCAAGAGCTCGGCGTGCATCGAGAGATTGGTGACCAATTCCTCGATTTGGTACGCGTCGAGCGCGCCGCGCATGCGCGCGATGGCCTCGTCGCGGTCCGCGCCGTGCGTGATGAGTTTGGCGAGCATCGGGTCATAATAGGGGGTGACCTCGGAGTCGGCGTGCACGCCGGAGTCGACGCGCACGCCCGGGCCGCTTGGCTCCGTGTAGGCGCCGATATGCCCCGGGGCGGGCATAAATTTTTTGGCCGGGTTCTCGGCGTAGATCCGACACTCAATCGCGTGCCCGCTGATCGTAAGCGCGTCCTGCGACATCGGCAGCGACTCGCCGAAGGCCACCCGAATCTGCCACTCCACCAGGTCGACGCCGGTGATCTCCTCGGTCACCGTATGCTCGACCTGAAGGCGGGTATTCATCTCGATAAAATAGAAGCTTGCGTCTTCGCCGACGATAAACTCGAGCGTGCCGGCGTTGGTATATTCGGTCGCGTTGACCAGGGCGAGGGCGGCTTCGGTCATGCGCGCGCGCAGGTTGATATCCTCGTGTTTCGAGACGAAAGGCGAGGGTGCTTCTTCGATCACTTTTTGGTGGCGCCGCTGCACGCTGCACTCGCGCTCAAAAAGATGCACGGCGTTGCCGTGGGTATCGGCGATGACCTGCACCTCGATATGACGTGGGTTTTGGATATAGCGCTCGATATAAATCGTGTCGTCGCCAAAGGACGACATCGCGCGGCGCTGGCAGGACTGGTAGGCCTTGCGCAATTTCTTCTCATTCTTGGCGACCTTCATGCCGATGCCGCCGCCACCTGCCGCCGCCTTGACGAGCACCGGGTAACCCAACTCCTCAGCAGCCGCGACCGCGGCGTCTTCATCGGCGACCGGACCCGGCGAGCCGGGGACCACCGGGACACCGGCCTTCTCAGCGACCGTGCGCGCCTGGGCCTTGTCGCCCATGAGCTCCATGACCTGCGAGCGCGGGCCGATAAAGACGATGCCGGCCTGCTCGACCATCTCGACAAAGCGCGCGTTCTCGCTGAGCAATCCGTAGCCCGGGTGCACGGCCTGCGCGCCGCTTTCTTGGGCGACCCGCAGAATCCGCTCCATATTAAGATAACTCTTTCCCACCGGCGCCTCGCCGATCAGATGCGCCTCGTCAGCCAAGCGCACATGCGCCGCGTCGGCGTCCGCGTCGCTATACACCGCAATGGTGTGAATCCCCATGCGCTGACAGGTGCGGATCACACGAACGGCGATTTCGCCACGATTGGCAATCAGAATTTTATCGAACATTTTTATCCTATTTTTAGAGGCGCGGCGGGTCTTTCGGCGCGATGTGGTTGGGGTGCTTATGGGCAGAAGATATTGTTGCTCTGAGTTAACATAGCGGGGCGATTTGCGTCAATTTCGAGGCATCTCATTGGGGCGTGACGTTTGTCCCTGCGGGTCTGTGAAGCGCCCCGCGGGAGCAACCGTAGATCTTCCCCACTGGCGAAGATGTCGCGCAGCGGCAGAAGGGGGGCTGCGTACCCGCAAAGCGTCCCCCACCGCCGACGCGGCAATCTTAAAATGACGAAGATGTCGCCGCCTCGCCCACCCCGAAGACCGAAATCGCGCTGATTGAAACGGAATACTCAACTTCGGGGTCGAGCCCTTCGATGACGTGTTCGGTGGCCGCCGGGTCGAAGACGAGGTAATCGGCCGGGCCGTCGACCTGCGCTGCTGGTTCAATGGTGACGCGGTAATCGAGGATCTTCGCGTCAGCGGGCGCAGTCCACGAAAGCGTGGCGCTGTCATCGGCGCGGGTGACCTCAACGTCGGTGGGCGCGGTGGGTGGATCGTGTTGTGGCGACCAGGAGAGTCTTCCGACTGGCTTGGTGAGCGGTGCCCAACCGTCGGCGATTGTCTTCGAATCGCGGTCGATAATCAAAAGATAGGGGCTCTCGGCAGAGCTTATCG encodes:
- a CDS encoding ABC transporter ATP-binding protein, producing MSEVMAESEKKSTATDKDAKVTPDTQKAATQEAAEKPALAANKKTAGAKPDAKALVRVEGLKMHFPVYKGLFVRKEVRRVRAVDGLTFEIYDGETLGLVGESGCGKSTTGRSIIQLYTPTEGRVFFEDEDLTKLSPAEMHKKRRDIQMIFQDPYASLNPRMTVGDIIAEPLRVHNLAKGDEVDRQVQELMTIVGLDPRYVRRYPHEFSGGQRQRIGVARALASKPKFIVADEPISALDVSIQAQIMNLLNDLQEEFGLTYLFIAHDLAAVRHISDRIAVMYLGRMAELTDADTLYEKPLHPYTEALISAVPIPDPEVEATRKRIVLEGDVPSPLNPPSGCVFHTRCPYAFERCKKDVPDFREVEPGHWVACHLTDEPERRDGVDPTES
- a CDS encoding NAD-binding protein → MNRKRQIRRFLEAPAVEVVIALLIVISVGLLFVEVGTPTDSPDYAKIVFINDLLTLGFIGELFLRFYAEPRKERFFRKCWYDILAVLPALRILRVFRMLRLLRLYRVSLLAMERLKERSGLFKVVRVEYLMIALGLFTATLMGGLSMRVAEGGYNGEFGTFEQTLWYAVMTIIAGEPTGGDPTSSLGRFITLSLMITGLTLFAVLTGTVSAVMIDLLKDIRISGMELEDLDEHVIICGWNPSGSVILSELLHDHKKSDPSKKRRSRRRKKKSDLDTKQYVIISEADSVCVDEVVSQHPGRVMTMVGDYTRLEVLKRARIERASTAILLADATIPGRSAQDQDARSVLAAMLVEKAGSDIYTIVQLNNRDNETSLKGMGVEEIIVSEEYVGNLVATMTRNKGIVTILDDLLTAKYGEQFFREEIPAEMVGMDVGEAIPHLKRNYDAILIAVDLNNGNCGRDGFLVNPPVDFKLEAGHRLFVAAPESLS
- a CDS encoding acetyl-CoA carboxylase biotin carboxylase subunit → MFDKILIANRGEIAVRVIRTCQRMGIHTIAVYSDADADAAHVRLADEAHLIGEAPVGKSYLNMERILRVAQESGAQAVHPGYGLLSENARFVEMVEQAGIVFIGPRSQVMELMGDKAQARTVAEKAGVPVVPGSPGPVADEDAAVAAAEELGYPVLVKAAAGGGGIGMKVAKNEKKLRKAYQSCQRRAMSSFGDDTIYIERYIQNPRHIEVQVIADTHGNAVHLFERECSVQRRHQKVIEEAPSPFVSKHEDINLRARMTEAALALVNATEYTNAGTLEFIVGEDASFYFIEMNTRLQVEHTVTEEITGVDLVEWQIRVAFGESLPMSQDALTISGHAIECRIYAENPAKKFMPAPGHIGAYTEPSGPGVRVDSGVHADSEVTPYYDPMLAKLITHGADRDEAIARMRGALDAYQIEELVTNLSMHAELLRDEDFVAGDFHTGWLEARGK